From a single Miscanthus floridulus cultivar M001 chromosome 8, ASM1932011v1, whole genome shotgun sequence genomic region:
- the LOC136473361 gene encoding uncharacterized protein has product MEERRRTRARGSDSGGGGRRPSTRAAGAALRRKVRELRRLVPGVEEAPAGALLVRTADYIVRLRARVELLRALAAVYGAAPAPLELADDGADAASADADACAA; this is encoded by the coding sequence ATGGAGGAGAGGCGGAGGACCCGCGCCCGCGGGagcgacagcggcggcggcgggaggcgtCCGTCGACGCGCGCGGCCGGCGCGGCGCTGCGCCGGAAGGTGCGGGAGCTGCGCCGCCTGGTGCCCGGCGTGGAGGAGGCGCCCGCGGGGGCACTGCTCGTCCGCACCGCCGACTACATCGTGCGGCTCCGGGCCAGGGTCGAGCTCCTCCGGGCACTCGCGGCCGTCTACGGCGCAGCGCCGGCGCCGCTGGAACTCGCCGACGACGGTGCGGACGCTGCTAGCGCCGACGCTGATGCGTGCGCTGCATGA